In the Diadema setosum chromosome 11, eeDiaSeto1, whole genome shotgun sequence genome, ATTTCATCGTCGTTTCTTTCTAGTGACATTCTGTATTATTTGTTTGCAATTATAACATTGTCAGCGAATAGAGTTATTAACCATTGATCCGGACAGGCAATAAACATAGTTCTCCAACACGTATCTCATCGTTCACAGCGATTTTTGGCTTCAAATATTTAGACGTTTCAATGTCAGTAGTTCCACAAGCAAATCCCTTGTCATATCCCTTTGAAGAACACTGtcttaccaaggaggtactaagtGAGTCGCCTCGTACCTACGTGGTTTAACCCCTCTGAAGATTTTCCTTACCTTTACACTCTGGTATCCAGTGTAACACGCATGAACTCGTTTGTGGCGGTATTCGTAGAATGTCCGACAGGACTAGCGGACGCACCGACACGGAAAGCCTGCCTAAATGCATGTCTGTAGCGGTGGCTCATGGCTGTGTATATGATAGGGTTAATGACGCAGTTTATGTAAGCAAGGGATCGACTAAAGAACACGAGTCTGGCCTGAGCGTCGCTCGAAAGATGGTAGTCGTCACCATGGAGAGTCGCTATCATATCCGAGAAAGAGATGATTTCGAAGGGAGACAGACACACGAAGAACGCCACCCCATTAATGACTAGCATAAGAGCTACCCGATCTCTGACGTGTGTATCGACGTCGGGACGGATCTCCGTGTGAGCCTGCAGACGCTCTATTGACTGGCTTAAACTTCGGACGATCAGCACAAACATGATTACGTTAACGACGAGTGCGAAAAAGAAGGGAATCGTCTGCATTCCGTTGGCATAGGGCTTCATCCAAGGATGAGCTGGAGCGCAAATGCCCCAAGTCGACGGCCAATTACTGAATGATGAATCGGTCGAGAAAGCAAAACACACTTGCAATAATTTAGTTGATGAAGGAATCAGCGTCGACGACAGACATAGGGAAGCCAGCCACGACCCCGCCGTCAAGAGGGCGGTCTTTGACTTTCGATGTCTATTTTTGAGACGCGGCTTGCAGACCGCCAAATAGCGATCCATTGACACTAAGCTGACAAAGCAAAGTGAGGCAAAATAGGCCGTGTCCATGATGAGGTACACCCAGATGCAGCCTCCTTTGCCGAGTGGGTTATCGTCACCGTGGATCGGAGATCCTCGAAATCGCGCTATTTTCTCTCCTATTCCCGCCGACAGGAAAACAATATCCGCTACTGCTAGATTCACGAGGTAACAGTTGATTGACGTCTGCATGCATGGGACGCGGTACACAACATAGATAAAAGCAGAATTATCCAGAATGCCGAGTGCAAGGATTATCGGGAGACAGAGGGTGACGAAAATTGTCTCGCTCCGGCTGTACCCATAAGCTTCTCCGTCACCTTCATCAGTGAGATTCAGCACCTCCAAGCAGCCGAGAGCACCAAAGGCCATCTCGTTTGGTTGCCCAGTCACTTCATCGGATGACGAAGTCATCGTGTTTTCTTTCGCTGCAAACGCAAAGCAAGGACAAACAATTTGGAAGGTTTCAAAAATGCAAGTTGAAGTCATGCACTTCATGTGATTATAGAAGAGAAATATTGTCGAATCTTCCATTGAAAGACACATTCTTAGAATATTTCCTCTGAATAATCCTTCACATGTACAGGCTTTATTTGACATCGACTGATATGCATATCACACAAAGGTATAATATCACTGATGAATGTAATCGTCCTGAAATTATCTCTTCCTAGTGACATTCGACCCGAAAAGTCAGTATCAAAATATCGAGGGAAAAAATATTCCTTTTGCAGAGAGTatacaatgaaaaatatcatgtaaGTCACACGCAAATTATGATCTCCTGTGCAACCCCATTTTCACCTTAGACATAGTACAGTGTGCATTTCATTCTGCTGTCAATGATAATAAGATGGTAGTTAAAACAAAGTTTTGGCAATGCATCAGCCACATTATTTTTATCACGTAATATGTTTGCCCACATTGTTAGATATTTTCGTTAAAGTCCCTTGGCTATGAATATGAAACGAAATTTAATCAAATCGAatcaacaaaatatgataatgtaTACCAGGAGCTCAAAGCATTGGAAATAAGGGGAATATTTCAAATATCAATAGACAAAAGATTATATTTTTGCTTCGGACTTTTGATATCGTCCTGATGATTGATTCTTTGGTTTTAATTGTTTCGCAACTCACCGTTGTCTGAAGTGTTGCACCCGTCAATCATCCAGTAACACCTGACATGAGTACTATATCCGTCACCAGTGCCTACAGGTCTACTCACAACTGGTCGCCACAATATGGCAGCATCGACAATTCTGCACGCTCACCATCGAGCTACTCTGTGGCAAATCTCTAGACGCCCAGAGTTCAGCGCTGGAGGTCGACCtctatatcatcattattctcaTCCCCCACTGAAAGTATAATATCTCAACGCGATGGCGGTCCGCATTGCCAAAATGAATCTTCCTTTCGACTTGCCCTCGAGAAGCAATACTGCTGTGTCAATGAATCGAATGCCGCTGATTACTAAAATAGTCGCAGACGGACATTAAGACGTTCTGATTTTTTAAAGCTTTTGGCGCCTCCTTCCCCGAGTGCCATTGAGATTCAAAATACTGTGGCCCGTACTCTCAAGAAGGACACTTCTCTATACCAATTCTCCCGCGATATTTAGATAGGGGGCACAAGAAAGGGTGATACACTCACAAAAGCTGTTACGTTCTCACTGAAGAGTGGGCGCATCAGTTGCGGCTTTGCGGGGAGGCTTGTGAGGCCAGCAAAGCAACGGGTCATCGCAATATTGAATGTGATTGTAGGTGGCACATAGAGGCAGTTCGTCCATGTAATCGCATCAAGCACATGTACCGTGTTATGACAAGCATGGACAAAatttgaaagagagaaaaaaatgatgttatttCTTCACTGCATTACGGGCAAACATGAGGAATGGAAACTATTGCAAGCGAAAGTAAACTGTTATTGATAAACATTAACCATTTGAACTTCAACCAAAATGTATACCTTGAAGACATCCTAGACCTAGAGTACGTGACTTGTTCACATAGTGACGTCACTTGCATCGCACTCTCGCACATCACAGAGGCAAAGATtgattattcattttgaaagaTTTACAGAATGAACCAAATTCCTCTCtctctagagagagagagaaaatacgAGAAGGCACAATGTTCTTCAACTTGAGCAAACCCTTggagtgttttgttgttgctgtcgttgttCTAGAATATGCTTTGTTATTACAGACCTGTcatgtggaaaaaaagaagaagaagaagaagaagctgcaTTGGTCTGTTGTTTCGAGATTTATACCTTTCGTTTACGATAGGTTTGTCTTGCAGTAAATTTCCGTAAGatttttctctatctatctatctccctctgtttttctttctttcttactatactttctccctctctctcttctctcttcatctctttGGCTGCATGCAATTTCATAcagtcattgtcattgtcagcagaaattaaatttgtgttttttttttttaacctgacACTTTGACGTCACAACTGCTGTTCTTGTAATCAATTTTCGGCAAAGAATAGAGTGGATTCGTAAAACAAAAGCATAAGGCGAGATCACAAGTGAAaggaaaaataataatgacaatatatataaacaaaaaacgacaaagagaaacaagaaagaaatatttagagaaatggaaaaggaaaaggagaaggagagagggggaAGAACATAAGAAAGGGGACCATGTGAGAAAGGCGTCTGTTTGCTGCACTGCCTGCGGGATAATGACGAAAGAGTTACATATTTGACGCAATAATAATGAAGCTGTGTTCCTATCGAACTCTTGTTGCCGCGAGGAGGCCCGTAAGGGGCGACATATGCCGTTAATCATGGCCCGCATGTTACTTCAGCATTTCTTTCAGAGTGTTACTCAGAAGCTATGCATGCCTCGGCCAAGACGCGCGTGAGAGAGATAGACAGGaatatatagagagaaagagacagatgtCTAAATGTAAATCCTTCCCCCAACCCAAGCCCTTACCCCCAGAGACCTTGGGAGGATGAATTGTATATGTAAGTATAAATGGCATCCCAGTGTTGCCAAACTGTGACCTCAGTCACGCGAAAACTGCGTCTTGcactgcatcttgcactctcacctgcaactgcacctgcacctgcaactgcactgcactcacctgatcacctacctccaagagagttatgtcgttggatagtcattttatgaggcctccatccatttcaagcttaatcgcttatgatggtggtctcctgcattcaattatctctgttgtctactgaaaaatactgtatattttatttcatgttt is a window encoding:
- the LOC140235036 gene encoding somatostatin receptor type 5-like, which produces MTSSSDEVTGQPNEMAFGALGCLEVLNLTDEGDGEAYGYSRSETIFVTLCLPIILALGILDNSAFIYVVYRVPCMQTSINCYLVNLAVADIVFLSAGIGEKIARFRGSPIHGDDNPLGKGGCIWVYLIMDTAYFASLCFVSLVSMDRYLAVCKPRLKNRHRKSKTALLTAGSWLASLCLSSTLIPSSTKLLQVCFAFSTDSSFSNWPSTWGICAPAHPWMKPYANGMQTIPFFFALVVNVIMFVLIVRSLSQSIERLQAHTEIRPDVDTHVRDRVALMLVINGVAFFVCLSPFEIISFSDMIATLHGDDYHLSSDAQARLVFFSRSLAYINCVINPIIYTAMSHRYRHAFRQAFRVGASASPVGHSTNTATNEFMRVTLDTRV